The proteins below come from a single Gossypium raimondii isolate GPD5lz chromosome 2, ASM2569854v1, whole genome shotgun sequence genomic window:
- the LOC105789779 gene encoding transcription factor bHLH18 — protein sequence MDSSSAKWLSELGMDEYDIIHQCHMNSLAELTAGEDITATAFTRGNFKQSSFSSESYSSYPNFTTKNNSVSSINEASDRPIKQLKTGTSWNSSTITNINHVPVPKKPSSPTSHILSFEKPAASLPANSKQLYGIDNIVKPKDETVCSGNNMNYFGQFQSTNYTAKNSRSYSMTRSPSHAQDHIMAERKRREKLNQRFIALSAIVPGLKKMDKASVLGDAIKYVKQLQERLKVLEEQTKKRTVESVVFVKKCQLLSADDESSSCEENSDGQSSDAALPEIEAKVSDNDVLIRIHCEKHKGFIAKILSEIENLRLSIVNTNALPFGNSTLDITIIAEKDAEFNMTVKDLVKDLRMALLKFM from the exons ATGGACTCTTCATCAGCAAAATGGTTGTCTGAACTG GGAATGGATGAATACGACATCATCCACCAATGTCATATGAACTCATTAGCCGAACTTACCGCCGGTGAAGATATAACGGCGACAGCATTTACCAGAGGGAACTTCAAGCAATCATCATTTTCCTCTGAGAGCTATTCTTCCTACCCAAATTTCACCACCAAAAACAACAGCGTCTCCTCCATTAATGAAGCTTCCGACAGACCGATAAAACAGCTGAAAACCGGTACCAGTTGGAACTCCAGCACCATCACAAACATCAACCATGTCCCTGTCCCAAAAAAACCTTCTTCCCCGACCTCTCACATTCTTTCATTCGAGAAACCAGCAGCTTCATTGCCTGCAAATTCTAAGCAGCTTTACGGTATCGACAATATCGTTAAGCCTAAAGATGAAACTGTATGTTCAGGAAATAATATGAACTATTTTGGTCAATTTCAAAGCACAAATTATACGGCGAAAAACAGTAGGAGTTATTCAATGACGAGAAGCCCTTCGCATGCTCAAGATCATATAATGGccgaaagaaaaagaagagaaaagctCAATCAGCGTTTCATTGCTCTCTCAGCAATTGTTCCTGGCCTTAAGAAG ATGGATAAAGCTTCAGTTCTTGGTGATGCAATTAAGTACGTGAAACAACTTCAAGAACGTTTGAAAGTGCTAGAAGAGCAAACCAAGAAAAGAACAGTGGAATCCGTAGTTTTCGTGAAGAAATGCCAGTTATTATCGGCCGACGACGAATCCTCTTCGTGCGAAGAAAACTCCGATGGCCAATCTTCGGATGCGGCACTGCCGGAAATCGAAGCTAAAGTCTCAGACAATGACGTCCTTATTCGAATCCATTGCGAGAAACACAAAGGTTTCATAGCCAAAATACTAAGCGAAATTGAGAACCTTCGTCTCTCAATTGTTAATACCAATGCTTTGCCTTTTGGGAATTCAACACTTGACATTACCATAATTGCTGAG aaaGATGCTGAATTCAATATGACAGTGAAGGATCTTGTTAAGGATTTGAGAATGGCTTTATTGAAGTTCATGTGA
- the LOC105787726 gene encoding probable sphingolipid transporter spinster homolog 2 isoform X1, producing MASLSSTPSMEEEKEGSVSVQQSNPQSQHIAASSSTMDLPSNPSWFTPKRLLFIFCVVNMINYLDRGTIASNGVNGKKRTCDDKGICKSGSGIQGDFDLTNFQDGLLSSAFMVGLLVSSPVFASLAKSHNPFRLIGVGLSVFTLATAGCGAAPSFWFIAICRMLVGVGEASFISLAAPFIDDNAPISQKTAWLAVFYMCIPTGIAFGYVYGGLVGEHLNWRYAFWGEALLMLPFAVFGFVVKPLQLKGFSSIESEKALTPMETVSAVTDDLDASKVKGPILVGGDGISADELNKTSKSLDIRNILNRLSQFGKDMKVLLVDKVYVVNVLGYVAYTFVLGAYGYWGPKAGYNIYHMKSADMLFGGITVVCGIFGTIAGGFILDHMSATINHAFILLSGATFLGAISCFSAFCLRNLYGFLVLFAVGELLLFAAQAPVNFVCLHCVKPSLRPLAMAMSTVSIHIFGDVPSSPLFGVVQDHINNWRTTTLMLTSIFVLAAGFWFIGIFLPSVDKCTDENETQVSPNPMVDMKTLPDGNGDKGPAEVQDSNFRPPC from the exons atggCGTCACTATCTTCAACTCCTTCAatggaagaggaaaaagaaggCTCAGTGTCAGTTCAACAATCAAACCCTCAATCACAACACATTGCTGCTTCTTCCTCCACCATGGATCTTCCTTCTAATCCTTCTTGGTTCACACCCAAACG gttattgtttatattttgtgtGGTTAATATGATAAACTATTTGGATCGAGGAACCATAGCTAGCAATGGTGTTAATGGGAAGAAAAGGACTTGTGATGACAAGGGAATTTGCAAATCTGGTAGTGGAATTCA GGGAGATTTTGATTTGACTAATTTTCAAGACGGTCTCTTATCGTCTGCATTTATGGTTGGACTTCTTGTTTCGTCCCCGGTATTTGCTTCCTTAGCAAAGAG CCACAACCCTTTTAGGCTTATCGGAGTTGGATTATCTGTTTTTACCTTGGCTACTGCCGGATGTGGTGCTGCTCCTTCCTTTTGGTTTATTGCAATATGCCGCAT GCTGGTTGGTGTTGGGGAAGCTTCTTTCATAAGTCTTGCAGCTCCGTTTATTGACGATAACGCTCCCATTTCTCAG AAAACAGCCTGGCTTGCAGTGTTTTATATGTGCATACCTACTGGAATTGCTTTTGGATATGTTTATGGCGGATTA GTCGGGGAACATCTTAACTGGCGCTATGCATTCTGGGGAGAGGCATTGTTAATGCTTCCATTTGCTGTTTTCGGTTTTGTAGTGAAACCATTGCAGTTGAAAG GTTTTTCTTCGATTGAATCCGAAAAAGCATTGACACCTATGGAGACAGTTTCTGCTGTAACTGATG ATTTGGATGCATCGAAAGTAAAAGGCCCTATTTTGGTTGGAGGTGATGGTATCAGTGCTgatgaattgaataaaacttCCAA GTCACTAGACATACGCAACATTTTGAATCGGTTATCTCAGTTTGGGAAAGACATGAAAGTGCTTTTGGTGGACAAAGTTTATGTTGTAAATGTTTTAG GTTATGTAGCGTACACCTTTGTCCTTGGAGCATATGGGTATTGGGGGCCAAAGGCTGGTTACAATATTTATCATATG AAGAGTGCAGATATGTTGTTTGGAGGGATTACAGTTGTTTGTGGGATCTTCGGAACAATAGCCGGTGGCTTCATCCTAGATCACATGAGTGCTACAATAAATCATGCTTTTATC CTTCTTTCAGGTGCGACATTTCTGGGTGCAATTTCTTGCTTTTCTGCTTTTTGTCTCAGGAATTTGTATGGTTTCCTGGTACTCTTTGCAGTAGGTGAATTACTTCTTTTTGCTGCACAG GCTCCAGTCAATTTTGTGTGTCTTCATTGTGTCAAACCGAGTTTGAGACCATTAGCTATGGCCATGTCTACTGTCTCGATTCACATATTCGGTGACGTGCCATCCTCCCCACTTTTTGGGGTTGTCCAG GATCATATTAACAATTGGAGGACAACTACACTTATGCTCACATCGATCTTCGTCCTTGCTGCCGGATTCTGGTTTATAG GTATTTTCCTACCAAGTGTTGACAAGTGTACTGATGAAAATGAAACTCAAGTCTCTCCGAATCCAATGGTCGATATGAAGACATTGCCTGATGGAAATGGAGATAAGGGTCCTGCTGAAGTCCAAGACTCTAATTTCAGACCTCCATGCTGA
- the LOC105787726 gene encoding probable sphingolipid transporter spinster homolog 2 isoform X2, translated as MASLSSTPSMEEEKEGSVSVQQSNPQSQHIAASSSTMDLPSNPSWFTPKRLLFIFCVVNMINYLDRGTIASNGVNGKKRTCDDKGICKSGSGIQGDFDLTNFQDGLLSSAFMVGLLVSSPVFASLAKSHNPFRLIGVGLSVFTLATAGCGAAPSFWFIAICRMLVGVGEASFISLAAPFIDDNAPISQKTAWLAVFYMCIPTGIAFGYVYGGLVGEHLNWRYAFWGEALLMLPFAVFGFVVKPLQLKGFSSIESEKALTPMETVSAVTDDLDASKVKGPILVGGDGISADELNKTSKSLDIRNILNRLSQFGKDMKVLLVDKVYVVNVLGYVAYTFVLGAYGYWGPKAGYNIYHMKSADMLFGGITVVCGIFGTIAGGFILDHMSATINHAFILLSGATFLGAISCFSAFCLRNLYGFLVLFAVGELLLFAAQDHINNWRTTTLMLTSIFVLAAGFWFIGIFLPSVDKCTDENETQVSPNPMVDMKTLPDGNGDKGPAEVQDSNFRPPC; from the exons atggCGTCACTATCTTCAACTCCTTCAatggaagaggaaaaagaaggCTCAGTGTCAGTTCAACAATCAAACCCTCAATCACAACACATTGCTGCTTCTTCCTCCACCATGGATCTTCCTTCTAATCCTTCTTGGTTCACACCCAAACG gttattgtttatattttgtgtGGTTAATATGATAAACTATTTGGATCGAGGAACCATAGCTAGCAATGGTGTTAATGGGAAGAAAAGGACTTGTGATGACAAGGGAATTTGCAAATCTGGTAGTGGAATTCA GGGAGATTTTGATTTGACTAATTTTCAAGACGGTCTCTTATCGTCTGCATTTATGGTTGGACTTCTTGTTTCGTCCCCGGTATTTGCTTCCTTAGCAAAGAG CCACAACCCTTTTAGGCTTATCGGAGTTGGATTATCTGTTTTTACCTTGGCTACTGCCGGATGTGGTGCTGCTCCTTCCTTTTGGTTTATTGCAATATGCCGCAT GCTGGTTGGTGTTGGGGAAGCTTCTTTCATAAGTCTTGCAGCTCCGTTTATTGACGATAACGCTCCCATTTCTCAG AAAACAGCCTGGCTTGCAGTGTTTTATATGTGCATACCTACTGGAATTGCTTTTGGATATGTTTATGGCGGATTA GTCGGGGAACATCTTAACTGGCGCTATGCATTCTGGGGAGAGGCATTGTTAATGCTTCCATTTGCTGTTTTCGGTTTTGTAGTGAAACCATTGCAGTTGAAAG GTTTTTCTTCGATTGAATCCGAAAAAGCATTGACACCTATGGAGACAGTTTCTGCTGTAACTGATG ATTTGGATGCATCGAAAGTAAAAGGCCCTATTTTGGTTGGAGGTGATGGTATCAGTGCTgatgaattgaataaaacttCCAA GTCACTAGACATACGCAACATTTTGAATCGGTTATCTCAGTTTGGGAAAGACATGAAAGTGCTTTTGGTGGACAAAGTTTATGTTGTAAATGTTTTAG GTTATGTAGCGTACACCTTTGTCCTTGGAGCATATGGGTATTGGGGGCCAAAGGCTGGTTACAATATTTATCATATG AAGAGTGCAGATATGTTGTTTGGAGGGATTACAGTTGTTTGTGGGATCTTCGGAACAATAGCCGGTGGCTTCATCCTAGATCACATGAGTGCTACAATAAATCATGCTTTTATC CTTCTTTCAGGTGCGACATTTCTGGGTGCAATTTCTTGCTTTTCTGCTTTTTGTCTCAGGAATTTGTATGGTTTCCTGGTACTCTTTGCAGTAGGTGAATTACTTCTTTTTGCTGCACAG GATCATATTAACAATTGGAGGACAACTACACTTATGCTCACATCGATCTTCGTCCTTGCTGCCGGATTCTGGTTTATAG GTATTTTCCTACCAAGTGTTGACAAGTGTACTGATGAAAATGAAACTCAAGTCTCTCCGAATCCAATGGTCGATATGAAGACATTGCCTGATGGAAATGGAGATAAGGGTCCTGCTGAAGTCCAAGACTCTAATTTCAGACCTCCATGCTGA
- the LOC105787727 gene encoding uncharacterized protein LOC105787727 gives MSMATLINPAIPSSPSRRFSIPLTNPNSHFVKAPSLLRCVRKNGEINGLSRTPPPMDNGGEDDAETSLEESSNVELESKNNEIWRLFKEAQQNILYLNKQRVKAVDELNKAKREKQLLLNKIEQLEKENKRVSGKDNLVVCWELLLRIDSMVLGGMVSTEEASKLRRMVIDSKVSLVDVFSGLLQQRDAELLAELRLFSEGSKRKGYHVIHICTEMEPLISVGPLAPYITGLSRALQRKGHLVEVILPKYASLDLDEVQGLREIEADSYSFFNGQLHGNRIWTGVVRGIGVTFIQPLYFSSFFNRDGIYDHPDDFERFTYFSRASLDYIAKSGKQPDVLHLHNWETAIVGPLFWDIFAKQGLGNTRILLTCQGFDSQCLDEPDKLALCGLDPDRLHRPDRFQDTAKTHLVNILKGGVVYSNKVIVMSSMHSKGRIIHSMSHGLEPTLTMHKEKLLVAPYGFDNSTWDPSTDKFLPVNYSTENMRGKYACKVAVQQQAGISTHASSILVGCIISEESGFDLEKLKAVVRNAIREGAQFVFLGNGSVSTTYRALRSFQEAVEDSNVKFFYNYDEALSHLVFAGSDIMLCHSFHDPLLQVPLKALRYGAAPVSEASGDNHLRYSSDHDHEITKFSQFMRSTFGVMSLSQALDEMKNNPSTWKTKILNAMKKDFSWDSECYETHVSAYSAVKSL, from the exons ATGTCAATGGCAACTCTGATAAACCCCGCGATCCCTTCTTCACCTTCTCGTCGCTTCTCCATTCCCTTAACTAACCCTAATTCTCACTTCGTTAAAGCTCCTTCGCTCCTTCGTTGCGTTAG gaagAATGGTGAAATAAATGGCTTATCTAGAACTCCACCGCCGATGGA TAATGGAGGTGAAGATGATGCGGAAACGTCactg gAAGAGTCATCCAATGTTGAGCTGGAATCAAAGAATAATGAGATATGGCGATTATTCAAGGAAGCTCAGCAGA ATATCTTGTATTTGAATAAACAACGGGTGAAGGCTGTTGATGAGCTGAACAAAGCAAAGAGGGAGAAGCAATTATTGCTTAATAAGATAGAGCAATTggagaaagaaaacaaaagagttAGTGGGAAAG ATAATCTAGTTGTGTGCTGGGAACTGTTACTTCGGATAGACTCAATGGTCCTTGGTGGAATGGTTAGCACTGAAGAGGCATCTAAATTGAGAAGGATGGTCATAGATAGTAAAGTTAGTCTAGTGGATGTATTCTCAGGTTTGCTGCAGCAAAGAGATGCTGAACTTCTTGCAGAACTCCGCCTCTTCTCTGAAGGAAGCAAAAG GAAAGGTTATCATGTCATTCACATATGTACTGAAATGGAACCGTTGATCTCAGTAGGGCCCTTAGCACCATACATAACTGGCTTATCTCGTGCGCTGCAAAGAAAGGGTCATTTGGTGGAAGTTATTTTGCCAAA GTATGCTAGTCTTGACCTAGATGAGGTTCAGGGGTTGCGAGAAATTGAGGCAGACTCTTATTCTTTCTTTAATGGACAGCTGCATGGAAACAGAATCTGGACTGG GGTTGTCCGTGGCATTGGAGTTACTTTTATTCAacctttatatttttcatcttttttcaaCCGAGATGGGATATATGACCATCCAGACGACTTTGAACG ATTTACCTATTTCTCTCGTGCTTCATTGGATTATATAGCCAAATCCGGAAAGCAACCTGATGTGTTACACTTACATAACTGGGAGACTGCTATTGTTGGACCTCTATTCTGGGATATTTTTGCTAAACAG GGGCTAGGAAATACTAGAATATTATTAACTTGCCAAGGCTTTGACTCACAG tgTCTCGATGAACCTGATAAGCTAGCACTTTGTGGACTTGATCCTGATAGACTTCATCGTCCTGACCGTTTTCAAGATACAGCTAAGACACATCTTGTGAACATTTTGAAG GGTGGGGTAGTGTATTCTAACAAGGTTATAGTTATGTCATCCATGCATTCTAAAGGAAGGATCATTCACAGTATGAGTCATGGATTGGAACCTACCTTAACCATGCACAA GGAAAAATTGCTTGTTGCTCCTTATGGCTTTGATAATTCTACCTGGGATCCATCCACAGATAAATTTCTTCCAGTAAATTATAGTACAGAGAACATGAGAGGAAAATATGCGTGCAAAGTTGCAGTACAACAGCAGGCTGGCATATCAACACATGCTTCTTCTATTCTG gtTGGATGCATCATCTCAGAAGAATCGGGTTTTGATTTGGAGAAGCTGAAGGCAGTTGTGCGGAATGCTATCAGAGAGGGTGCACAG TTTGTATTCTTGGGGAATGGTTCAGTGTCGACTACATATAGAGCACTCAGATCTTTCCAGGAAGCAGTTGAG GATTCAAACGTGAAATTCTTTTACAACTATGACGAAGCGCTATCACATTTGGTTTTTGCAGGATCTGACATTATGTTGTGCCATTCCTTTCACGATCCTCTACTTCAAGTTCCA CTCAAGGCTTTAAGATATGGAGCTGCCCCGGTTTCAGAAGCCTCAGGTGATAACCACCTCAG ATACTCGTCAGATCATGACCATGAGATCACTAAGTTCTCACAGTTCATGAGATCTACCTTCGGAGTTATGTCTCTTAGCCAAGCCCTTGATGAAATG AAAAACAACCCATCGACATGGAAAACAAAGATATTGAACGCCATGAAGAAGGACTTCTCGTGGGATTCAGAATGCTATGAAACTCATGTCTCGGCATACAGTGCTGTTAAAAGTCTGTGA